The Triticum aestivum cultivar Chinese Spring chromosome 7B, IWGSC CS RefSeq v2.1, whole genome shotgun sequence genome window below encodes:
- the LOC123160909 gene encoding putative B3 domain-containing protein Os06g0632500 isoform X2, producing the protein MALSVRRQPRYKFAAQVLSPSCLQKLCVPLEFAARLAAGAGDVQEVHVVDLLGKPRRVELCMRPRPDGEVACWLGAGWPEIVRKNGIGEGWSVVLRRERRGMATLTAYDPAFCVARLCTPPAGVTSKTRPRFIKLLRPDDWEKMTIPDEFVQQHLIGAESCPSSQKALIIGPTGKLWPVELDQRQSDVLYGEVWVLMPNGCMKEYPYLADEADGPSTMLPQSDKQLVAATVSKRSYNKRQVVSAIPATFPAMKAKKVQSQSKPAGVVGRHSFTKQITSYSLKSFFAVKLTFCSSIGLLEACTIQLKTSMEGSARSWPVAFNIANTYGLLTGKGWKRFCRDNEVEEGDRCTFKVVEKMVWHVVIN; encoded by the exons ATGGCGCTCTCCGTCCGCCGCCAACCACGGTACAAGTTCGCCGCGCAGGTGCTGTCGCCGAGCTGCCTCCAGAAGCTG TGCGTTCCGTTGGAGTTCGCGGCGCGGCTCGCGGCCGGCGCCGGGGACGTGCAGGAGGTGCACGTGGTGGACCTGCTCGGCAAGCCCCGGCGCGTGGAGCTGTGCATGCGGCCGCGGCCGGACGGCGAGGTGGCGTGCTGGCTGGGCGCCGGCTGGCCGGAGATCGTCAGGAAGAACGGCATCGGCGAAGGGTGGTCCGTGGTGCTGCGGCGCGAGCGGCGCGGGATGGCCACCCTGACCGCGTACGACCCGGCCTTTTGCGTCGCGCGCCTCTGCACTCCTCCCGCAG GTGTGACGTCCAAGACCAGGCCTCGGTTCATCAAGTTGCTTCGACCAGATGACTGGGAGAAGATG ACAATCCCTGATGAGTTTGTGCAGCAGCACTTGATTGGGGCTGAGAGTTGCCCAAGCAGCCAAAAAGCCTTGATCATTGGCCCTACCGGCAAGTTATGGCCAGTCGAGTTAGATCAACGTCAATCGGACGTGCTGTATGGAGAAGTTTGG GTGTTAATGCCGAATGGGTGTATGAAGGAGTACCCTTACCTAGCTGATGAGGCAGATGGACCAAGCACTATGCTCCCACAAA GTGACAAGCAGCTTGTAGCTGCAACTGTCAGCAAGAGAAGCTACAACAAGAGACAAGTGGTTTCTGCGATTCCTGCAACGTTTCCTGCAATGAAAGCTAAGAAGGTCCAGTCGCAGAGCAAACCTGCCGGTGTTGTGGGAAGGCACTCATTCACGAAGCAGATCACCAGCTATTCACTTAAAAGCTTCTTT GCTGTGAAATTGACCTTTTGCTCATCAATTGGTCTTCTAGAAGCATGTACAATCCAACTTAAAACATCCATGGAGGGGAGCGCAAGATCTTGGCCAGTAGCTTTCAACATCGCCAACACCTACGGCTTACTAACTGGGAAAGGCTGGAAAAGGTTTTGCCGAGACAACGAGGTAGAAGAAGGCGATCGTTGCACCTTCAAGGTCGTTGAGAAAATGGTCTGGCATGTTGTGATCAATTGA
- the LOC123160909 gene encoding putative B3 domain-containing protein Os06g0632500 isoform X1, whose amino-acid sequence MALSVRRQPRYKFAAQVLSPSCLQKLCVPLEFAARLAAGAGDVQEVHVVDLLGKPRRVELCMRPRPDGEVACWLGAGWPEIVRKNGIGEGWSVVLRRERRGMATLTAYDPAFCVARLCTPPAGVTSKTRPRFIKLLRPDDWEKMTIPDEFVQQHLIGAESCPSSQKALIIGPTGKLWPVELDQRQSDVLYGEVWVEFLTAHDLSEGNILLFRYEVNMSFSVQVLMPNGCMKEYPYLADEADGPSTMLPQSDKQLVAATVSKRSYNKRQVVSAIPATFPAMKAKKVQSQSKPAGVVGRHSFTKQITSYSLKSFFAVKLTFCSSIGLLEACTIQLKTSMEGSARSWPVAFNIANTYGLLTGKGWKRFCRDNEVEEGDRCTFKVVEKMVWHVVIN is encoded by the exons ATGGCGCTCTCCGTCCGCCGCCAACCACGGTACAAGTTCGCCGCGCAGGTGCTGTCGCCGAGCTGCCTCCAGAAGCTG TGCGTTCCGTTGGAGTTCGCGGCGCGGCTCGCGGCCGGCGCCGGGGACGTGCAGGAGGTGCACGTGGTGGACCTGCTCGGCAAGCCCCGGCGCGTGGAGCTGTGCATGCGGCCGCGGCCGGACGGCGAGGTGGCGTGCTGGCTGGGCGCCGGCTGGCCGGAGATCGTCAGGAAGAACGGCATCGGCGAAGGGTGGTCCGTGGTGCTGCGGCGCGAGCGGCGCGGGATGGCCACCCTGACCGCGTACGACCCGGCCTTTTGCGTCGCGCGCCTCTGCACTCCTCCCGCAG GTGTGACGTCCAAGACCAGGCCTCGGTTCATCAAGTTGCTTCGACCAGATGACTGGGAGAAGATG ACAATCCCTGATGAGTTTGTGCAGCAGCACTTGATTGGGGCTGAGAGTTGCCCAAGCAGCCAAAAAGCCTTGATCATTGGCCCTACCGGCAAGTTATGGCCAGTCGAGTTAGATCAACGTCAATCGGACGTGCTGTATGGAGAAGTTTGGGTAGAGTTTCTGACGGCGCATGATCTCTCCGAAGGGAACATCCTGCTGTTCCGGTATGAAGTTAACATGTCGTTTTCGGTTCAGGTGTTAATGCCGAATGGGTGTATGAAGGAGTACCCTTACCTAGCTGATGAGGCAGATGGACCAAGCACTATGCTCCCACAAA GTGACAAGCAGCTTGTAGCTGCAACTGTCAGCAAGAGAAGCTACAACAAGAGACAAGTGGTTTCTGCGATTCCTGCAACGTTTCCTGCAATGAAAGCTAAGAAGGTCCAGTCGCAGAGCAAACCTGCCGGTGTTGTGGGAAGGCACTCATTCACGAAGCAGATCACCAGCTATTCACTTAAAAGCTTCTTT GCTGTGAAATTGACCTTTTGCTCATCAATTGGTCTTCTAGAAGCATGTACAATCCAACTTAAAACATCCATGGAGGGGAGCGCAAGATCTTGGCCAGTAGCTTTCAACATCGCCAACACCTACGGCTTACTAACTGGGAAAGGCTGGAAAAGGTTTTGCCGAGACAACGAGGTAGAAGAAGGCGATCGTTGCACCTTCAAGGTCGTTGAGAAAATGGTCTGGCATGTTGTGATCAATTGA